The following proteins come from a genomic window of Bradyrhizobium paxllaeri:
- a CDS encoding PspA/IM30 family protein has product MIKLPVETPTATLRYALAPDEAGIAAIEATFADYDRMMAILAEVAPVGANLVALHAQAYERIRTETGLPARLVTLGLRDRASYVADAAVRKIPLDDKLFAIKGPTSVTISTVRGRVLVPFHIPGYLDGWESPFPAHLVSDGRGYEIHIAVKSKSPPEEKTMVHEGILARMGRLLAAIASETIDNAENSNKVALVKQAIREIDAGADEARHALGKSRAEEFRLKRRREELDAEIGGLTEKIRLAVAESREDLARAGVARQIDLESQGTALERAMDFIELEIDEQTKALQAMLGARREAETRLADLEASLAKHAPQETGRAAGATKTVSPDRAMAAIARVTGVPAAGVPGDKELDELDRLHREKEIAARLERIKSQQ; this is encoded by the coding sequence ATGATCAAGCTTCCGGTCGAAACACCTACGGCCACGCTGCGATACGCCCTCGCGCCCGACGAGGCCGGCATTGCCGCCATCGAAGCGACCTTTGCCGACTACGATCGGATGATGGCTATCCTCGCCGAGGTGGCGCCGGTTGGCGCCAACCTCGTCGCACTCCACGCCCAGGCCTATGAGCGGATCCGCACCGAGACCGGACTGCCCGCCCGCCTGGTGACGCTCGGCCTGCGGGACCGCGCTAGCTATGTGGCCGATGCGGCGGTGCGCAAGATTCCGCTCGACGACAAGCTGTTTGCGATCAAGGGACCGACGTCCGTGACCATCAGCACAGTCCGCGGACGTGTTTTGGTGCCCTTCCATATCCCCGGCTATCTCGATGGCTGGGAAAGCCCCTTCCCGGCGCATCTCGTCTCGGATGGCCGCGGCTACGAAATCCACATCGCCGTCAAATCGAAATCACCACCGGAGGAGAAGACCATGGTTCACGAGGGTATCCTTGCACGTATGGGTAGACTTCTTGCCGCTATCGCCAGCGAGACCATCGACAATGCCGAGAACAGCAACAAGGTCGCGCTGGTCAAACAGGCGATCCGCGAGATCGATGCTGGCGCCGACGAAGCACGCCATGCGCTCGGCAAGTCGCGCGCGGAGGAATTCCGCCTCAAGCGGCGGCGCGAGGAGCTGGATGCCGAAATCGGCGGGTTGACGGAAAAGATTCGTCTTGCGGTTGCAGAAAGCCGCGAGGACCTCGCGCGCGCCGGCGTCGCACGGCAAATTGATCTGGAATCGCAGGGCACCGCGCTCGAACGTGCGATGGATTTTATCGAACTCGAAATCGACGAGCAGACCAAGGCCTTGCAGGCGATGCTTGGCGCGCGACGTGAAGCCGAAACCCGCCTGGCCGACCTCGAGGCCAGCCTCGCAAAACATGCGCCGCAGGAAACCGGACGCGCGGCTGGTGCGACTAAAACTGTGAGTCCCGATCGGGCCATGGCGGCAATCGCACGCGTCACCGGCGTGCCGGCGGCCGGCGTGCCCGGCGACAAGGAACTCGATGAACTCGACCGGCTGCACCGCGAAAAGGAAATCGCGGCCCGCCTTGAAAGGATCAAATCGCAGCAATGA